AGCATAGACTTTGGGATCTGCTCGGCTCTGAACCCCACCCCCCACATCATCCCACATACTTGTTAGAGCTACATATCCGAAATCATTGTAATACTTCTTGAACCGAATAGTCTTTCCCGCAGGTAAGAGTCGTCGGGCAAAAATTAGATGTTTCATTCCCTCTACAGAAGTTCTCCAACCGCCAGCAGTTGGTCTAAAAAGCTCGCCTTGAAATTCGACCGCGAAAATGGTTGTGGCACTTCCAGTTCGTGAAGTAAGCCCTTGATCCGTATAGGGATTGTTAGTTAATTCAGGATCTATTCTAGTATATCGAGTCGCGCCTTCCTCGCCAACAGCCACTTGTTTGAAGAGCTGCCTATACTTGATTTTCTTTTTATCCTTGCAGTACCAAACCAAATAGTCGTGGACCTTGTCAATGAGTTCAGCCCCAAGCGCAACAGATGTTCTATACGCTACAATGCCTACAAAATTCTCCGCCCCAAACACCTCATCCAGCAAACACCGCACGCGGTGCACGTTCTCATCGGNNNNNNNNNNCAGGTGTCGCGGAAGGCCTTGATTTGCTCCGGCTCGGCGGTCAGGTCTTCGTCCTTGCCATCCTTCACATCGCGCCGGTTCACAAAAGGCTGGAAGTTGGAACCGTATTTGATGCCGTAGGGCGGATCCATGTAGATCATCTGCACCTTGCCGGCCAGGCCCTCTTTTTCCAGCAACGAGTTCATCACCAGCAAGCTGTCGCCGGCGATGAGGCGGTTGCTCCAGCCGTGCTTGTGCTGGTAGAACTCGATGGCCTCGCGCAGCGGCTCCGTTCGTTCCTGCTCGAACAACGGCAACTGCAACTGCATGCGCCCGCCATTCACTATCCCCTGTCCACTATTCACTTTT
The sequence above is drawn from the candidate division KSB1 bacterium genome and encodes:
- a CDS encoding site-specific DNA-methyltransferase, yielding MQLQLPLFEQERTEPLREAIEFYQHKHGWSNRLIAGDSLLVMNSLLEKEGLAGKVQMIYMDPPYGIKYGSNFQPFVNRRDVKDGKDEDLTAEPEQIKAFRDT